Genomic segment of Corynebacterium urealyticum DSM 7109:
AGCTGCACGGTGCTGACGCCTCCTGCGTATGGGGCTCAAAGAATTCTGTGGCAAATACCATTTTTGATTCTAACAAGCGCCCCGGACACGGGCTTGTTCCGTAGAGAGTGTCCGATTGTTTGTGTGCGGGGGCTTGGTTTACAAGTAGTCCGCGAATCGGTCGGGGTAAGCCACGGCTAGTTGGTTGATGGCTTGTTTCCACCCGGTGGCTTTCGCTCCTTCAATATAGCCATTGCATTCGATGTCGCGCTTTGCTTTTTTCGCTCGCTGGGCAGCGCGCTTGTCTTCGATGTTGCAGATCATCAGCCACAGCGTTTTCAGCGCCGCGGTGTCGTTCGGGAATTGCCCGCGGTTACGGGTAGCTTTACGCAGTTCAGCGTTGAGCGATTCGATCGAATTCGTGGTGTAGAGCACCCGGCGGGCCGCTGGCGGGAACTGTAAAAACGGCACGAACCGGTCCCAGGCGTCGCGCCAGACTTTGACCGATTGCGGGTATCTCTGGCCCAGTTCACTGGCCTGGAACGCGTCCAGGCTGGCACGTGCGGTGTCCTCGTTGGCGGCCGTGTAGACCTCACGTAGCGCACGGGAGACAGATTTGCGGTCCTGATGCGACACCCACCGGTTCGAAGCCCGAATCAGGTGCACAATGCAGGTTTGCACCATGGAATTCGGCCAGGTTGCCTCGACAGCTTCCGGCAAGCCTTTCAGCCCGTCGCAGCACACGATGAACACGTCCTGGACGCCACGGTTGGCCAGATCCGCGCACACCGATGCCCAGAAGGCAGCGCCTTCATTATCGGCAATCCACAATCCCAGGATGTGCTTGATGCCGTCCATGTCGACACCAACCGCCATGTAGCAGGCCTTATTGACCACGCGGTGACCGTCACGGATTTTCACGCGTAGCGCGTCGAGGAAGATCACCGGGTAAAACTCGTCGAGCTGGCGGTTTTGCCAGATCATGACCTCGTCTAACACCGCATCGGTAATGGTGCTGATCGTATCTGGGCTCATATCCACCCCGAGCGTGGTCGCGAGGTGATGCTGAATATCGCGCACTGTCATCCCACCGGCGTATAGCGAGACGATCATGTCGTCGAGCTCTGTGAGCCGCCGTGCGCCCTTGGGCACCATCTTCGGAGTAAACGTGCCGGCACGATCCCTGGGCACGGTCACTTCCACCGCGCCGTAGCCAGAACTGACGGTCTTGGTGTACGACCCGTTGCGGTGATTGCCGCCGTGCACGGGTTCAACCTGGGCTTTGGACTTGCGGTCGGAGTGGCTATAGCCCAAATGCGCATCCATCTCCGCCTGCAGACCAGCGTTGATTGATGCCTGCAGCAGGCCTTTGACCAGCTCGCTGGCATCATCAGCGGAGGTCGACAGCTCGCTGATCAGGCTAGCCAGCTCAGGATTTTCCATCAGCTTCTCGCTGATCTCGTTGACCCTCGCCGGGTCATGGCCTTTCTTCGGTGACACAGTAGTCATTATCGGTGACACTCCTTCTCGATCAGAGCCTCACACACAAACTTCCTGACACCCTCGTTCCGTATAGGCGAGCAACCCCCAGCAGATACCATCCGAGGGTTAAGTAAAGAAAAGTGTGTCCGCATGCCACCATAACCCCAGACCACACACCACAAATCACCAAAGAATAGCTCCCCGAAAGCTATTACCCACACCATCCCGCACCTCCGGCCACATTTGTGCTAACCGCACACCGGTTGGATTAAAGGATGACCACCAACCGCCCCAGCTGCCCACTATGCGGCAACAACACAAAGAAAAACGGCACCACCAGCAAATCAACCACCCGTTGGCGCTGCACCCACTGCGGACACTCCTTTACCCGCAACACCCAAACCCACAACAAAAACACCGCCACCATGGCTTTGTTCATCCAATGGGCCACCGGCACCCAATCTCTAACCACCTTCGCCGCACACCATGGCGTAACCAGGCAAACCATGCACCACCGATTCCGATGGTGCTGGTGGATCATCCCCACACCCACCATCGACTCATTCCGCATCCATGACCAAATCTTCCTCGACGCGACCTATCTAAAGTCCGGATGCCTCCTGATCGCAGCCAGTAAAACCCACGTCATCAACTGGACCTGGGCCAGACACGAAACCACCGCCGCCTACACCGAACTCCTACGCCCCATTGCCGCACCACTAATCGCAGTCACAGACGGCGGACAAGGTGCCCAATCAGCCATCCACCACTGCTGGCCAACAACACGCATCCAACGCTGCCTCGTCCACGCCCAACGAACAGTCCGCCGCCACACCACCAGCAACCCCCGCACCGATGCCGGCAAAACCCTCTACCGCCTAGCCCTGAAACTCACTCGCATCACCGACCTTGACCAAGCATCCACATGGGTCGCCCACCTGCACGAATTCGACCACACCTACCGGGAATGGATGAACGAGAAAACCACCATCAAAGACCCCGTTACCGGCGCCTACACCAAGGTCTACACCCACCAACGCGTCCGAGCGGCCTATCAATCATTGCTATCTCTGCACCGCAGAGACCTGCTGTTTACCTACCTGCAACCCCCACCAACAACCATCGACCCCGACAACCTTGCAGCAACAACAAACAGCCTCGAAGGTGGCATCAACGCCCCCATAAAAGAACTAGCGCGCAGACACCGCGGACTATCACTACCGCATCAACGCACAGTGATGGATTGGTGGCTGTATCTACATACAGAAGTCCCTGACGATCCGGTCAAGATCGCCAGGGACCAACGATGGGGTCAAGACGCACTTTCCACAGCAACAGACCTGATCACCCACGACACCACAGCCACTACCAATGACATCGGTGCACCAGCAGAATACGACACCGCCATCGACACCAGCTACCAACACAACCTCGGCATCCAAAAAGGCTGGATCAAATAACCGCAACACGCCCGGAAAAGACACACTTTTCTTTACTTAACCCTTACTTAACCCCCATCCGAGGGTTAAACGACAAAATGTGTGTCCGGATTCGTCGATTTGTTTGGGTTGATCAGGGGTAATCCGGAAAGTATATGCTCCAGGAGCTTATATCCGCCCCGGGGCAGCGAAATACCGGGTGTGACAGCAGCGTGTGGTAGGGGCTGGTGTTGGCTTGATCAATGCCAAAGAACAGACCACGCTGCCACTGCGGCGGGGAGATGAAACGCAACGGTAAGACCTGCGCCAACCGCACCCGGTGGCGGTGCAAAATCTGCGGCGCTTCCACCACCAAGCAGCGCCCCGATATCACCAACTCAGCAGCCTTCGCAGCATTTATCACCCACCTCACAACCGGTGCGAGCTTGGAAACCGCTGCCGCCGAAGCAGGGTGTCATCCGCGTACCCTGCAACGCCGGTTTGAACACTTCTGGCTAGTTGATGTCCCCGATCCCACGATCGGGCACGAAGGCCGGGTCTACGACCAGGTCTTTCTTGACGGCACCTACACCGCCGGCGGATGCTTGATTGTTGCCGCCACCTTGGATCACGTCATCGCTTGGCACTGGTGCACACGTGAGACCACCCGCGACTACCAAAGGCTCCTCGAACGTATCCCCGCGCCCCTGATCGCTGTCATCGACGGCGGCCAAGGCGCTGCCAGCGCAATCAAGACATGCTGGCCTGCAACGAAAGTGCAGCGCTGCCTCGTTCACGCCCAACGCGTGGTGCGTCGGCACACCACCTCACGCCCCCGCACCGATGCAGGACGAGCGATTTACCAGCTTGCGCTCAACCTTACGAAGATCACCGATCTTGACGAGGCGGCCGCGTGGGGTGCGCAACTGCACGAATACGGCACTATCTACCGCGACTGGATGAACCAGAAAACGTTCACAACCGACCCGGCGACACGGCAACGCACCTGGTCATGGACGCATGAACGCACCCGCAAGGCCTACAACAGTCTCAACCACCTGTGGCGCAACCAGCTGTTATTTGTCTATCTCGACCCACCTGACGGTGTCCTCGATGTCAGACGGATCAAATCCACCACCAACAGCCTGGAAGGCGGCATCAACGCCCAGTTGAAACTGCTTGCCCGCACCCACCGCGGCAGATCCGGTGAACACCAACGCCGGATGCTGGATTGGTGGCTGTATCTGCAAACGGAACTGCCTGACGACCCTGTTGAGATCGCCAGGCAGTCCAACTGGGGCCAGGACCAACTCGCCAAAGTATCCACCCTGACCCAACACGAGAACCAAGCCGACCACGAAACTGGACGACCAGCCCTCTACGACAACGCTATCGACACCGACTACACACACTCAATCGGCATCCAAAAAGGCCACATCTAACCCCGCGACACGCCGGAGTCAGACACACAGGGTTAAGGGTCAAAAAGTGTGTCCGGAATCGCGGATTTTCACGGATTGACCTGTAGGTTTCCGGAAAGTATATGCTCCGGAAGCATATATCTAGCCCCCGACGGGAAATCCTCGGTGTGGCAGCCGTGATGTGCTATGCGCGGCGTGGTGTGGTGTCGCAATGTCGAAGAACCAACCACGCTGCCACTGCGGCGGTGAAATGAAACGCAACGGCACCACCAGCAAAGGCACCACCAGATGGCGCTGCAAACAATGCGGCGCCTCCAGCGTCAAACGTCGAAACGACATCACCAACGCGGCAGTGTTCACCCAGTTCATCGAGCATTGCACCACCGCAATATCACTCGACGACCTAGCCAAACGAAACGGTGTTAGCCGCGCCACCATGAAGCGGCGCTTCAAGTGGTGCTGGCTCGTTGATGTGCCTGACCCCACCGCCGGCCACCACAAGCGGATCTACGACCAGGTATTTCTCGATGGCACCTACACCGCCGGTGGCTGCCTGATCGTCGCGGCGACCATCGACCACGTGATCGCCTGGCACTGGTGCAAACACGAAACCACCCGCGACTACCAACTGCTGCTTGAACGCATCGAAGCCCCACTCATCGCCGTCATCGACGGCGGCCAAGGCGCATACAGCGCAATCAAAAAGTGCTGGCCGACTACGAAAATTCAACGCTGCCTCGTCCACGCCCAACGCGTGGTCCGCCGCTACACCACCACCAACCCACGCACCGATGCCGGGCGCACCATCTACCGACTTGCGCTGAAACTGACCCGGATCACCACACTGGATGAAGCCGCCGCGTGGGGTGTGCAACTGCACGAGTTTTCAACGATCTACCGGGAATGGATGAACGAGAAAACCATGATCAAAGACCCCAAAACAGGTGCATGGACCCGCGTGTGGACCCACCACAACGTGCGCAAGGCCTACAACAGCCTCAACCATCTTTGGCGGTCCGAGATGCTGTTTGTCTACCTCAACCCGCCAGCAGGAGTCCTTGCGCCCGAGCGGATCAAATCCACCACCAACAGCTTAGAAGGCGGCATCAACGCCCAGCTCAAACTGCTCGCCAGAACCCACCGCGGCAGATCAGGCGAACGACAACGCCGCATGCTGGATTGGTGGCTCTACTTAAAAACGGAACTGCCTGACGATCCAGTACGAATCGCCAGGCAGTCCGACTGGGGCCAGGGCCAACTCGCCAAAGTATCCACCCTGACCCAAACCGAGAACCAAGCCGACCACGAAACAGGACGCCCAGCCCTCTACGACAACGCTATCGACACCGACTACACCCACTCAATCGGCATTCAAAAAGGCCAAATCTAACCCCCGCGACACGCCGAGCCAGACACACATTTTGACCCTTAACCCTTTAAATGGATATAATTAGACCCATGTTGATTTCAGGTACCGCTTTCTTGCGGTTGCGCACCAACCGCTAAGGCGGTTTCCTACCCCGTAGGTTAAAAACCGCTCCAGTCCTTTAGCCGGGCGGCTATTTGTCATGCCCGGCTCCCTTTCAAATCCAAGGAGCACACCTGATGTCTGCATACGGACACGGCCGTCACGAGCATGGCCAAAATTTTCTCACCAACCACAAGATCATCAACTCCATCATCGACCTTGTGAAACAAACCTCCGGCCCCATCATTGAGATCGGACCAGGAAGCGGTGCCCTCACTCACCCGATGGCCCACTTGGGGAGGGCGATAACGGCAGTTGAAGTGGACGCAAAACTAGCTGCCAAAATCACACAAGAAACCTCCTCGGCGGCGGTCGAAGTGGTCCATGATGATTTCCTTAACTTCCGGTTACCCGCCACTCCCTGCGTCATTGTGGGAAACATTCCCTTTCACCTCACCACTGCCATTCTTCGAAAGTTGCTGCATGCGCCAGCATGGACTGACGCTGTACTCCTCATGCAGTGGGAAGTCGCTCGCCGCCGGGCCGGGGTAGGCGCAAGCACGATGATGACGGCTCAGTGGTCCCCATGGTTCACATTTCACCTGGGTTCTCGGGTACCAAGGTCTGCTTTCCGGCCACAGCCAAACGTTGACGGGGGGATCTTAGTGATCCGCCGGGTGGGTGACCCGAAGATTCCGATAGAGCAGCGCAAAGCCTTTCAGGCGATGGTGCACACCGTTTTCACTGCCCGGGGACGCGGGATAGGGGAAATTCTCCGAAGGGCAGGGTTGTTTTCATCACGTTCAGAAACACAATCATGGTTGCGCTCGCGAGGAATCGACCCCGCGACCCTACCTCCCAGATTGCACACCAACGACTGGATCGATCTCTTCCAGGTGACTGGTTCCTCTCTACCTCACCATCGACCCATTTCACCATCGGGAAGTAGTCAACGACCTCCTCAACGGAAAAACCGAAGCCGGCGGCGTTAATCCCCACCAAAACCGAAATCCACCAGTAGTACTAAAAGGGCTCTTCCGGTTTTAGAGTGCATTGATTAGTTCGCCGGGGGTTCGGGCGTGGCACAAGATATTGGGGTCCTTGGCTTTGTAGGAAAAAGGTATCTAATCCATCCGTACAAAACTAAGGACCTACTGTGCAGCCTAACGGAAATGTCATCGTCGATACCATCTGCCGCACCGCAAAACTAGGAACTACTATCACCGGTGCCACAGAAAACGGTGACGTCACTGTTATTGAAGCCGAACCCGTCGAGCCGATCAATGAATGCCCTACCTGCGGGCAGCCTGGAGTATTCCGCGACCACGTCATCCGCAGCCTGGTCGATCTGCCCATCGTCGGCCACCCAACAACTTCATGTGCGCCTTCCACGCTACCGGTGCACCAACAAGCGTTGCTTGCAGAAGATCTTCCGTGCTGGCCTTGCCTGCGCGCCCGACAATTCAAAGACCACGGACCAGGTGACCCACTGGATCCTGCAACGACTCTGCCTAAATCGGATGAGCGTTGCCGCTGCACCCAAGTCATTAGGCCTGGGGTGGGATATGAAGTGTCCCAGGTTTTGTTCCGTTTGATGAAACCCGTTTTTGAAACAACGTACGGAGCACAACGCACGCCGATGCCAAAGCTTCCGCAACATCGACTACCTCATCAAACCCACGACAGTGGGATTCACACCCTCAATCCCCACGCGTGCAATCTGGGTTAAGGGTCAAAAAGTGTGTCCGGAATCGCGGATTTTCACGGATTGACCTGTAGGTTTCCGGAAAGTATATGCTCCGGAAGCATATATCTAGCCCCCGACGGGAAATCCTCGGTGTGGCAGCCGTGATGTGCTATGCGCGGCGTGGTGTGGTGTCGCAATGTCGAAGAACCAACCACGCTGCCACTGCGGCGGTGAAATGAAACGCAACGGCACCACCAGCAAAGGCACCACCAGATGGCGCTGCAAACAATGCGGCGCCTCCAGCGTCAAACGTCGAAACGACATCACCAACGCGGCAGTGTTCACCCAGTTCATCGAGCATTGCACCACCGCAATATCACTCGACGACCTAGCCAAACGAAACGGTGTTAGCCGCGCCACCATGAAGCGGCGCTTCAAGTGGTGCTGGCTCGTTGATGTGCCTGACCCCACCGCCGGCCACCACAAGCGGATCTACGACCAGGTATTTCTCGATGGCACCTACACCGCCGGTGGCTGCCTGATCGTCGCGGCGACCATCGACCACGTGATCGCCTGGCACTGGTGCAAACACGAAACCACCCGCGACTACCAACTGCTGCTTGAACGCATCGAAGCCCCACTCATCGCCGTCATCGACGGCGGCCAAGGCGCATACAGCGCAATCAAAAAGTGCTGGCCGACTACGAAAATTCAACGCTGCCTCGTCCACGCCCAACGCGTGGTCCGCCGCTACACCACCACCAACCCACGCACCGATGCCGGGCGCACCATCTACCGACTTGCGCTGAAACTGACCCGGATCACCACACTGGATGAAGCCGCCGCGTGGGGTGTGCAACTGCACGAGTTTTCAACGATCTACCGGGAATGGATGAACGAGAAAACCATGATCAAAGACCCCAAAACAGGTGCATGGACCCGCGTGTGGACCCACCACAACGTGCGCAAGGCCTACAACAGCCTCAACCATCTTTGGCGGTCCGAGATGCTGTTTGTCTACCTCAACCCGCCAGCAGGAGTCCTTGCGCCCGAGCGGATCAAATCCACCACCAACAGCTTAGAAGGCGGCATCAACGCCCAGCTCAAACTGCTCGCCAGAACCCACCGCGGCAGATCAGGCGAACGACAACGCCGCATGCTGGATTGGTGGCTCTACTTAAAAACGGAACTGCCTGACGATCCAGTACGAATCGCCAGGCAGTCCGACTGGGGCCAGGGCCAACTCGCCAAAGTATCCACCCTGACCCAAACCGAGAACCAAGCCGACCACGAAAC
This window contains:
- a CDS encoding 23S rRNA (adenine(2058)-N(6))-methyltransferase Erm(X); this encodes MSAYGHGRHEHGQNFLTNHKIINSIIDLVKQTSGPIIEIGPGSGALTHPMAHLGRAITAVEVDAKLAAKITQETSSAAVEVVHDDFLNFRLPATPCVIVGNIPFHLTTAILRKLLHAPAWTDAVLLMQWEVARRRAGVGASTMMTAQWSPWFTFHLGSRVPRSAFRPQPNVDGGILVIRRVGDPKIPIEQRKAFQAMVHTVFTARGRGIGEILRRAGLFSSRSETQSWLRSRGIDPATLPPRLHTNDWIDLFQVTGSSLPHHRPISPSGSSQRPPQRKNRSRRR
- a CDS encoding IS256-like element IS3503 family transposase, giving the protein MTTNRPSCPLCGNNTKKNGTTSKSTTRWRCTHCGHSFTRNTQTHNKNTATMALFIQWATGTQSLTTFAAHHGVTRQTMHHRFRWCWWIIPTPTIDSFRIHDQIFLDATYLKSGCLLIAASKTHVINWTWARHETTAAYTELLRPIAAPLIAVTDGGQGAQSAIHHCWPTTRIQRCLVHAQRTVRRHTTSNPRTDAGKTLYRLALKLTRITDLDQASTWVAHLHEFDHTYREWMNEKTTIKDPVTGAYTKVYTHQRVRAAYQSLLSLHRRDLLFTYLQPPPTTIDPDNLAATTNSLEGGINAPIKELARRHRGLSLPHQRTVMDWWLYLHTEVPDDPVKIARDQRWGQDALSTATDLITHDTTATTNDIGAPAEYDTAIDTSYQHNLGIQKGWIK
- a CDS encoding IS256 family transposase, with the translated sequence MTTVSPKKGHDPARVNEISEKLMENPELASLISELSTSADDASELVKGLLQASINAGLQAEMDAHLGYSHSDRKSKAQVEPVHGGNHRNGSYTKTVSSGYGAVEVTVPRDRAGTFTPKMVPKGARRLTELDDMIVSLYAGGMTVRDIQHHLATTLGVDMSPDTISTITDAVLDEVMIWQNRQLDEFYPVIFLDALRVKIRDGHRVVNKACYMAVGVDMDGIKHILGLWIADNEGAAFWASVCADLANRGVQDVFIVCCDGLKGLPEAVEATWPNSMVQTCIVHLIRASNRWVSHQDRKSVSRALREVYTAANEDTARASLDAFQASELGQRYPQSVKVWRDAWDRFVPFLQFPPAARRVLYTTNSIESLNAELRKATRNRGQFPNDTAALKTLWLMICNIEDKRAAQRAKKAKRDIECNGYIEGAKATGWKQAINQLAVAYPDRFADYL
- a CDS encoding IS256-like element IS1249 family transposase, whose translation is MSKNQPRCHCGGEMKRNGTTSKGTTRWRCKQCGASSVKRRNDITNAAVFTQFIEHCTTAISLDDLAKRNGVSRATMKRRFKWCWLVDVPDPTAGHHKRIYDQVFLDGTYTAGGCLIVAATIDHVIAWHWCKHETTRDYQLLLERIEAPLIAVIDGGQGAYSAIKKCWPTTKIQRCLVHAQRVVRRYTTTNPRTDAGRTIYRLALKLTRITTLDEAAAWGVQLHEFSTIYREWMNEKTMIKDPKTGAWTRVWTHHNVRKAYNSLNHLWRSEMLFVYLNPPAGVLAPERIKSTTNSLEGGINAQLKLLARTHRGRSGERQRRMLDWWLYLKTELPDDPVRIARQSDWGQGQLAKVSTLTQTENQADHETGRPALYDNAIDTDYTHSIGIQKGQI
- a CDS encoding IS256-like element ISCur2 family transposase, encoding MPKNRPRCHCGGEMKRNGKTCANRTRWRCKICGASTTKQRPDITNSAAFAAFITHLTTGASLETAAAEAGCHPRTLQRRFEHFWLVDVPDPTIGHEGRVYDQVFLDGTYTAGGCLIVAATLDHVIAWHWCTRETTRDYQRLLERIPAPLIAVIDGGQGAASAIKTCWPATKVQRCLVHAQRVVRRHTTSRPRTDAGRAIYQLALNLTKITDLDEAAAWGAQLHEYGTIYRDWMNQKTFTTDPATRQRTWSWTHERTRKAYNSLNHLWRNQLLFVYLDPPDGVLDVRRIKSTTNSLEGGINAQLKLLARTHRGRSGEHQRRMLDWWLYLQTELPDDPVEIARQSNWGQDQLAKVSTLTQHENQADHETGRPALYDNAIDTDYTHSIGIQKGHI
- a CDS encoding IS256-like element IS1249 family transposase, whose translation is MSKNQPRCHCGGEMKRNGTTSKGTTRWRCKQCGASSVKRRNDITNAAVFTQFIEHCTTAISLDDLAKRNGVSRATMKRRFKWCWLVDVPDPTAGHHKRIYDQVFLDGTYTAGGCLIVAATIDHVIAWHWCKHETTRDYQLLLERIEAPLIAVIDGGQGAYSAIKKCWPTTKIQRCLVHAQRVVRRYTTTNPRTDAGRTIYRLALKLTRITTLDEAAAWGVQLHEFSTIYREWMNEKTMIKDPKTGAWTRVWTHHNVRKAYNSLNHLWRSEMLFVYLNPPAGVLAPERIKSTTNSLEGGINAQLKLLARTHRGRSGERQRRMLDWWLYLKTELPDDPVRIARQSDWGQGQLAKVSTLTQTENQADHETGRPALYDNAIDTDYTHSIGIQKGQI
- a CDS encoding erythromycin resistance leader peptide, producing the protein MLISGTAFLRLRTNR